The proteins below are encoded in one region of Hordeum vulgare subsp. vulgare chromosome 3H, MorexV3_pseudomolecules_assembly, whole genome shotgun sequence:
- the LOC123441257 gene encoding dirigent protein 4-like, with translation MRIQFLLLTILLLSLQCNTSPVSGSRKVTNIRFYLHNTHSVNDPSSVLVAENKNATTHARGLVPFSSVYVFDDVLTEGPASTSKVIGNAQGMYVETGKDGYTILETIDCEMTDGPFKGSSFVMFSRNQFSNPSRELPVIGGRGAFQMAQGYGLLRTVCINCINSVNPSKGDIIEYNVTLYLH, from the coding sequence ATGAGAATTCAATTCTTGCTCCTCACCATCCTCCTTCTATCTCTCCAATGCAATACTTCCCCGGTTAGTGGAAGCAGGAAGGTGACGAACATCCGCTTCTACCTCCACAACACTCATAGCGTGAATGATCCATCCTCGGTCCTCGTCGCCGAAAACAAGAATGCCACAACCCATGCTCGTGGTCTAGTGCCCTTTAGCTCCGTCTACGTGTTTGACGATGTGCTCACCGAGGGGCCCGCAAGTACATCAAAGGTGATTGGGAATGCACAGGGCATGTATGTTGAAACGGGGAAAGATGGGTACACGATCTTGGAAACTATTGATTGTGAGATGACAGATGGTCCGTTCAAAGGTAGCTCGTTTGTGATGTTCTCAAGAAACCAATTCAGTAATCCAAGCAGAGAGCTCCCCGTTATTGGAGGTCGTGGTGCATTTCAAATGGCCCAAGGGTACGGCTTGCTCAGGACCGTATGCATAAACTGTATTAACTCCGTGAACCCGTCCAAGGGAGATATCATCGAGTATAATGTGACTCTCTACCTCCATTGA
- the LOC123441259 gene encoding gibberellin 2-beta-dioxygenase 5-like, producing the protein MDRQPVECGLEEVELRAVDLEAEESILTEELAAACRDPGVFRLVNHGVPSNLTARLLALARGLLELDAATKSRLPGYFCGTPALAALPVKEPNWLEGLHVEAAGDTCLCSPDGGSAVAEFMEAVSGEYVAHMARIARKVFDTLASGELGLDSEQRATYLTERGCIFRAYRYPAAAASGQVGMEAHTDSSVLSILNQDTVGGLQVLYRGCWRAVRPVEGALVVNVGDMLQAMSGDAYRSPEHRVVAPAGADRMSLCYFAFPEEEAVIVGGRWRGRSSSGGEQRETRRYQGFSYREFREQVQADVKATGSKVGLARFRVAVAQS; encoded by the coding sequence ATGGATCGTCAACCAGTGGAGTGCGGGCTGGAGGAGGTGGAGCTGCGCGCTGTAGACCTGGAGGCCGAGGAGTCGATCCTGACggaggagctggcggcggcgtgcAGGGACCCTGGCGTGTTCCGGCTGGTCAACCATGGCGTCCCCAGCAACCTCACCGCCCGCCTGTTGGCGCTGGCGCGCGGGCTGCTGGAGCTGGACGCGGCAACCAAGTCCCGGCTGCCCGGCTACTTCTGCGGCACGCCGGCGCTGGCGGCGCTCCCCGTCAAAGAGCCCAACTGGCTCGAGGGGCTCCACGTCGAGGCTGCCGGCGACACTTGTCTTTGTTCTCCAGACGGAGGCAGTGCCGTGGCGGAGTTCATGGAGGCGGTGAGCGGTGAGTACGTGGCGCACATGGCGCGGATCGCCCGGAAGGTGTTCGACACCCTGGCCAGCGGCGAGCTGGGGCTGGACTCAGAGCAGCGGGCGACGTACCTGACGGAGCGCGGCTGCATCTTCCGTGCGTACCGGTACCCGGCCGCCGCCGCGTCAGGGCAGGTGGGGATGGAGGCGCACACGGACAGCTCGGTGCTGTCGATCCTCAACCAGGACACGGTGGGCGGGCTGCAGGTGCTCTACCGTGGTTGTTGGCGCGCGGTGCGGCCGGTGGAAGGCGCGCTGGTGGTGAACGTGGGCGACATGCTGCAGGCGATGAGCGGCGACGCGTACCGGAGCCCGGAGCACCGGGTGGTGGCGCCGGCCGGGGCGGACAGGATGTCGCTCTGCTACTTCGCGTTCCCGGAGGAGGAGGCCGTCATCGTCGGTGGGCGATGGCGGGGGCGAAGCAGCAGCGGTGGTGAGCAGAGAGAAACACGTCGGTACCAGGGGTTCAGCTACCGTGAGTTCCGGGAGCAGGTGCAGGCGGACGTCAAggccaccggctccaaggtcggccTCGCCAGATTCCGCGTCGCCGTCGCCCAATCATAA